In Candidatus Zixiibacteriota bacterium, the genomic window CCTTTGCGCAGGGCGTACTGCGCCATGAGCGTGCGCCGCCGCGTGTAGATATGATGAATTTTGGCAATCAAATCCGCCTTGATTTTGACGATGTCGAGCGAAACGAACGATTGCTGCTTCGGGATAAAGTCGACCGCGCCGAGATCGAGCGCATCAAGCGTGATCTTGGCGCCTTCCGAGGTTAACGACGACACCATGATCACCGGCGTCGGATGCTTCTCCATGATCTGGCGCAGCGCGGCCAGCCCGTCCATCTGCGGCATCTCGATATCCATTGTCACCAGGTCGGGGCGCAACTCCAGCACGCGCTCGATCGCGTCCTTCCCGTTCGCCGCCTGGCCGATGATTTCGATTCCGGGATCATCGGCGACCATCATCTGGATCGCTTTGCGCATGAATGCCGAGTCGTCTACGACCAACATGCGGATCTTGTTTTGAGTCGTCATGCCTGCCTGCTCTCAGGTTACTTCACCATCGAGAAAATTCCGACCGGATCAACGATTAGCCGGACCCGGCCATCCCCCATGATTGTCGCCCCCGCAATTCCCGGCGTCTGCCCGAGCAGTTCTCCCAGCGGCTTGATCACCACTTCCTCCTGGCCAAGCAGCCGCTCGACCACCAGACCCAGACGGCGGTCGGCCAGTCCGAGGACAACTACGTAAGCGTTCTGGCGCCCGGCAAATGCCCGCGTCTCCTGCTTCTTGAAGAATGTGGTCGCCAAATCGACGATCGGCAGGACTGCATCGCGCAGGCGGATGACTTCCCGCTGATTAATCGAGTGAATCTCATCCCGCGTGATCTTGACGGTTTCCGATACCGACGCCAGCGGCAGGATAAACAACTCGCTGCCGGTCTCCACCAGCAGCCCCTGCACAATCGCCAGCGTCAGCGGCAGCTTGATGACAATCGCCGTTCCCTGCCCGCGCGCGGACTCGATGTCGATCAGCCCCTTCAGCTTCTCGATATTGGTGCGAACGACATCCATGCCCACACCGCGGCCGGAAACGTCGGAGATCACCTTGGCCGTGGAAAACCCGGGATGAAAAATGAACGAAAAGATGTCCCGGTCGCTCATCCGCTGAATTTCCTCCGCGGTGCCCAATTTCTTTTCCGCCGCCTTTTCGCGGATACGATCAACATCCAGGCCGGCGCCGTCGTCGGAAATCCGAATGACGATATTCGAACCTTCCTGGCTCGCGCTCAGCTTGATCGTGCCCTGGCGCGGCTTCCCCGATCGCTCCCGGACATCCGGCAACTCGATGCCGTGGTCGACGGCATTGCGCACCAAATGGACGAGGGGGTCGCCGATTTCCTCGATCACCGACTTGTCCAGCTCGGTTTCCTCGCCGTGGATCGTCAATTCGACTTCCTTGTTCAGCTGGCGGGCAAGGTCGCGGACGACGCGCGGAAACTTGTTGAAGACCTTGCCGATCGGCAACATCCGCATCTTCATGACCGACATCTGTAATTCGGTCGTAATGAAATTGATCTGCGTCGCCGTCTGATTCAGCTCTTCGAACAACTCGTCGCCCTCGAAACGCAGCGATGCCTTGCTGGCGAATTGCAACAACGCATTCCGCCCCAGCACCAGTTCGCTCATGATGTTCATCAGGCTGTCCAGGCGGTTGACGTCAACGCGAATTGTCTGATCGGCCCCGCGCTTGAGTTCGAGTGCGCCCCGTCCCACGGTCGGGACACTTGCGGTGTCCGCCGCCGGCTCCGGTTCTGGGCTTTCTTCTTCCACCGCCTCGACCGGGATTGGCGGAACCGGTTCGCTCACCGTCGCCGCCGCCGCAGACCCAGCCGCCGCCTTGGCTTTCTTGCCCTTGCCGTTCTTCTTGCCGGTCGACTTGCTTGCCGCCGGCGCCGGTATTTCCGGAACCTGGCCCTGATCAATAGCGATCAGCTTTGCCTTGACCGCCGACAAGTCGATCGTTGATTCGCGCCCCTGGCGCACGTCGTCAAGCAACACCTTGAGCGTGTCGATCGATTCGAGCAGGACATCCATGATGGCGGCGTTGGTGCGCAGCTCGCCCTTGCGTAGCTTGTTCAGCACGTCTTCCATCTTGTGCGTCAGCTCGGAAACTCTGTCAAAGCCGAGAAATCCGGAAGTCCCCTTGATCGTGTGCGCCCCGCGGAAGATCTCGTTAAGCAAGTCCAGATCGTCGGAGCGTTTCTCCAGCTTGACCATGTCTTCGTCCAGCTTGGAAATGATCTCATCCGCCTCGATCATGAACTCATCGATGATTTCCCGCATGTCATCGAGTGCGACGCCGTGATCAGCCATAGTTCCCTACTTCTTGCCTCGTTCGCGATTCATGTTGTCCACCAGCTCGTCGATCGAGTTCTGTCGGTTGGCGTCAGTCGAAAAACTGGCATTCGGATCGAACGCCAATTTGCGTTTGCTGCCTTCCCGTTCCTCCGAGCGATCGGCGCCGTCCAGATCCATCAGCACGTCGTGCAGGCGTGTCTCCACCATCTCGAGCATGTGGATGGCGTGGGCGATCTGCTGGGTCGTGATATCCTGAAACTGCAGGGCGTCCATAATGGCGTAGGCGTCATTCTGGTTGCTCTCGGCACAACTGCGCACCTGCTCGATGATCCGCTTGACCTTCGAGTTGTTGCGGAAGTACGTCGCCGGTAAGGCGCGCCGCAGCTCCTTGAGCTGCGCGTCAATCGTGCCTTCGCGCCCCGTGATCGCCTCCACCATGTCGAGCACGCGGTGGGCGGCATCTTCCGTCTGCCGGCTGACTCGTTCCAGCTGCTCCGTGGCCTGCGGCACCGTCTTGCGCGACTCCGTCAGCGGCTCCTGCGCCTGTTTGATTCCCTGGACAATCTGCGTAATCGACTCGGCGAGTTTGCGCAGGTCGCACTGAATGTTCTTGGTCGATTCGCTTCCGGTAAAGAGCGTACGCGTCTCCATGATCAACCCTTTCCTACGGATTTGAGGACCTGCCCGATTTTTTCACTCAACGTTTCCGGGGTAAACGGTTTCACGATGTAATTGTTGACGCCGGCCTTCATCGCCTCGATGATGTCTTCCTTGACCGAGCGCGTCGTGACCATCAACACCGGCAATTCGCGAAACTCGTCCGAATTGCGCATCTGCGTCACGAACGCCAGCCCGTCCATCTCCGGCATATTCCAATCGGTGATGATGAAATCGTATCGGTCGACCTTCATCTTGGCCAGCGCATCCTTCCCATCGCTGGCTTCCGCCACGTCGTTAAATCCCGCCCGCTTGAGCGTGTTGACGATGATGCGCCGCATCGTCGGCGAATCGTCAACGGCGAGAATCTTCAGCTCCGGCATAACGGTCTCCTTATCTCGTAGTGTGACTTGTCTGCGGTGTCCGGTTGCCTAACAGCTTGCCGATGGTCTCCAGCAGCGCTGTCGATTTGAACGGCTTGACCAGGTAGGCGTCGGCGCCGGCTTGCCGGCCCTTGACCTTGTCCTGCTCACTCTCCTCGGAGGAGAGAATGATGATCGGCAGCTTGCGAAACCGCGGGTTCTGCCGCAGGGTTGCGATCAGTTCATAACCGTCGACATTAGGCATGTTGAGATCGGTGATGACCAGATCAACCCCCGCCTCCAGGTGCGAGAGCTTCTCCAGCGCGTCCATCCCGTCGGCGGCACTGATCACCTCAAAGCCGTTCGACTTGAGGCTGAACGCGACAAACTTGATGATGGTCGGAGAGTCGTCAACCACCAGTACTTTGCGTCCCATATCCGGCCTTACCTTTATGAGTTCTCATGTTTTCTTCCTGGCACTGCTTAACAATTCCTGAATCTTGCGCAGCTTATCCATCGTCGCTTCATGCGTCGCGGCCGTAGCAGCGCCCGCGCTCGCCGCCGTAGCCGCCGCCCGGCTGGTTGCGGGCGCCCCCACCGCAGTGGTCTCTGCCGTCGCTGCTTCGCGCGCCGCCGCAGTCGGCGCCGCCTCCTTGTGATAAACCAGACCGTTCTTGAAGTAGATCAGTTTGAACGACTTGCTGATGCCGTGCAACGACTCGGCATGGCCGATGAACAGGTACCCCCCCGGCACCAGCGCCCCGTAAAAGTCGCGCACGATCTGGCGCTTGACGTCGTCGGAAAAGTAGATCATGACGTTGCGGCAAAACACGAAGTCCATCTCGGACATCAGCGACATCCGCCGCTGGTCGGTGAGGTTCAGATGACTGAACGTGACCAGCCGCTTCACCGCATCCTTGACGATGTACGACGGGCCTTCCTGGGTGAAATACTTCCGCACGATTTCCGGCGGTGTCGTTCGTAAGGCCATCTCGGTGTACACGCCGGTGCGCGCCGCATGCAGCACCTGCTCGGAAATGTCGTTGGCGATGATCTCGACGTTCCAGCCGGCAAGATCGCCGAACGCCTCCAGCAGAATCATGGCGATCGTATATGGCTCTTCTCCGGTGGAGCAACCGGCCGACCAGATGCGCAAACGCTTCCGCCCCTGGCGCTTGCGGCTGTTGACAATCAAGGGCAGCACTTCCTCCTGGAAACAGGTCAACTGCGGCGGATTGCGGTAGAACGAGGTCTCGTTGGTCGTCACGAGATTCATCAGCATGTTGAATTCTTTCAGGCTGGTGTCGTACTTGACCTGATAGAAATAATCGCGGTGCGAGCGGATGCCGAGCGCCGCCATCCGCTTGGTCAGGCGGTTCTCCAGGAGATACTTCTTGTTCTCCGAGAAGAAGATGCCCGATTTTTCGTGGATGAAGTCACGGAAGAGGATGAAGTCTTCCAGGCTCAACTCTGAGGTCTGCAGAGTCTCTTCGAACATCGCTGCGGCAATCCCCTGGTTTTAGAATCGGTCTTACGAGCTGCTCGACAGCAGCGTGCGGCGTTCCGCGGAGCGCAGCCGGTTCTTGGCGGCCAGCGCCGGTTCGGCCGGAAGTCCGCTGTCAATTTCGTCCTCCGACTGATCGCACAGCTCCGGCAGCGTGCCGATCGACTCCGTCGCCCGCAATACGGCCAGCTTGCCGCGCTTCTCGCGTTGATTCATGTTGGCCAGGCGCGTCTCGAGTTCGACGACGCGCTCCTTCAGCTGGCGCAAATTCTGGCGATTGTGGTACTCCTGCACGGCGTCCTGCACAGTGCGCTCCACCTCTTTCAGCCGGAACGGCTTGACGATGTAGTCGCGCGCGCCCAGCCGCAACGCCTCGATCGCCGTGTCGACGGTCGGATGACCCGTCATCACGATGATCGAAACGTCGCCGTTGAGGCGCCGGATCAGGTGCAGCAACTCCCCGCCGCTGACGCCGGGAATGCGCAGGTCAACCAGGGCGGCGTGATATTCGGTGCTCTCCAGCAGGCGGATCGTGTCCAGTTGATTGGCCGCGGTATGGACTTCATAGCCCGCCTGCGCCAGCAATTCTGCCAGCAGCTCCCGGACGAAGACTTCATCGTCCACAATCAAAATACGCTTATACATATACCTTCTGTACCTGTGTCGTCTGGCGTTTGGATTGACGATGTTCTTCCGATGCCGCCCGGACGGTGGCATAGAGACGGTTGATATTGAAGGGCTTGATAATGTAGTCATAGACCCGCTTGCGCAGCGCTTCCACCGCCGACTCCACCGACGGATAGCCGGTCATGACAATCACCGGCAACTGCGGAGATTCGGCGCGAATCTTGTCAACGAAACTCAGGCCGTCCTCACCGTCCATCTTGAGGTCGGTCAGAACCACGTCGAAATCACTGTTCTTTTCCAGCAGCTCCAGCGCTTCATTGACGTCGTTCGCGGTCATGATCAGGCAGTCCTTCTCGGCGAAGAAATCATACAGCAGATCGCGAATGAGCAGCTCGTCGTCGACCACGAGGATTTTATGTTGTTCCATCGGCTAACGCCTCCAGTTCATCGATCGCCCGGCTGACTGCGCCGACGACATCGGGGTTCTTGTCGCGCACCGATCCTTTCAGGAATGGCAGTGCCCTCTTATCGTGAAGCCGCGCGAGCGCCTTGGCGGCGGCAACGCGCAGAACATCGTTTTCACAACCCAGGAACGGCAGCAGTTCCTCCAGCGTCGCCGGATTTGCGATGCGCCCCAGCCCGTTGATGGCGTGGAAACGCACCCAGACATCCTCGTCGTCGAGCATCGTCACAATCACCTTCCACGACTCATTGCCCGTCAGCGCGATGATGGAGTCGATCGCTGCCTTCCGCACATCTGGCTCCTCGTCATTCAGCAGCACGCGGATTTGCGGCACCACCGTCGCGTCGGCGATGCGTCCCAGCGACTCGACCGCCGACTTGCGGACCTGCGCTTCCGGATGATTGAGCGCGTCCAACAGTGGCTCGATCACGGCCATTTCGCCGATCCAACCCAGGGCCTGCGCCGCCAAAATCTGCCGCCGTGAATCGGCAGCTTCCAGACCGTTGCGGAAGCGATCGATCGCCGCCGGCCCGCCGCTCAGCACCAGCGCGCCCAGCGCCGCCTGCTGCACGTCGGAATATTCGTCATCCAGCGCTGCAAACACCCGGTCGATCACCGTTTCGGCGCCGATCCAGCCGATGGCCTTGAGCGCCGCCGAGCGAACGTGGTACACCGGATCTTCGCTCAATTGCACCAGCAGCTCCAGAATGTCGCGATCGCCGATCCGGCCTAACACCAACGCCACACGCTCGCGCACGGCGTCATCCGCATGATCCTTCAGGCGCGCAACTTCCGGGACGAAGCGCGAATTGCCGGTCGCCGCAATCGTGTCCAACAGATGACAGCTGATCGCTGGACTCGCCTTGCGCAGTGCATCGGCGATTTTGTCGGTCGCGGCAATTGCGGCCTTGCTGAGCAGGTCTTTGGCCCGCTCTGCCACTTCCTCGTCGGCATCATTGAGCGCATCGAGCAGGACGCTGACCGAAGCTGGCGCATCCCACGAACGTAATTCTTCCAGCGCAAACAGCTTGGTCTCGCGGTCACCGGTGCGGATCGCCTTGATCAGGCACTGCTGCAACTGCGCGGCCGGGAGATTATCGAGAATCGAGTGATCGGTGGCATGCGCCACTTTGATCAGCGCGCTCACCACGGCCTCGTGCAGCGCTTCGTTCGTGCTGGCGAGTTGCTCGCGCAGGAACGGTTCTACCGCGCGCGTCCGGAGATTACCCATCGCCTCCACGGCGGTAAACACCAGCACCGGGTCGTCCGAACGCAGCGCGCGAATCAGCAGCGACAACGCCTTGTGGTCGGCGATGACGCCCAATGCTTCCACCACTTGCGGCCGCGCGTAGGGATGCCGGTCGTACGCCTGGATTAATGGCGTGACGGCCACGCTGTCGCCGACCCGGCCCAACGCTTCCGCCGCCGAGCAAACGACGTTCTCGTTGCCGTCATCCAGCCGGTCGATCAACGCCGTCACGGCCGACGAATCGCCGATGACGCCGAGAGTGTCGACGGCGAACTTGCGCACATCGTGATCGTCCGACTCGATGCAATCGAGCAACGCCGGGATCGCGGCGACGCCAAAGGCGGCCAGCACTTCGGAGGCGAGGTTGCGCTGCGAAATCTCGGGACTGGACAGATACTGACAGAGGAATTGTGGGGCGTGCGGCGAGCGGCGGGAAATCAAGGCCTCGGCCACGCGCTCGCGGACCCCCTTGTCGGAATCCTCGATGGCCGAAACCAGCGCGGCTACCGCGTCTTCATCGCTGCAGTCGCGCAACAACTCAATTGCCTGCTCGCGTTCGGTCGGATCGCCGCTGGTTAAGCCGGTGATTGCGCGATCAAGAACGCCGTCCTCCAGTGCCATGCGACATACCCTTTTGCGAAGTTAGCCGGTCACCCGGGCCGGAGTCATGAAAACTTCCTGCGCTTCGGCTTCCGAGTCAAAAATCTCGAAGATGTTCGATAACTGCGTGATCTCGAAAATCTCCTTCACGTAGCTGGCCAGATTCGAAAGCACCAGCCGCCCCTTCGCCAATCGCACTTCCTTCAAGATCGACACCAACGTCCCCAGGCCGGAACTATTGATGAAATCCACCTGTCCGAGATTCAGAATGAGCTGGCGCCGGCCCTGCTGAACATGCCGCAAGACGTCGTCTTTGAGCGTGGACGAACTGGTAATGTCCAGGCGCCCCTTCAGACTCAACGTCACAAAATCTACATGTTCGGTCACACGAATTTCCATTGACTACCTCCGTAAGTATTCAGCTACCTTCAACCGACTGCGCCTCGGGACGCAACCGCCACGAAAGAGTGAAGCGCAATCCGCCGCCGGCTTTTTCCTCTACGGCAATTCTATCGGCATATCCGCGCATGATGGCCACACCGCGGCCGCCGGTTTTTTCGGGATTTACGTCCTTCAAGTCCAACCGGAGATCGACATCCTCCAGCCGCCCCTGGCCCTCGTCCTCGATCGCGAATTCCAGGCCGCGCTCGTCCCAGCGGAAGCGCAGCTGGATCGTTTTGCCCGGATCACCGTGATTGCCGTGGTAGAACGCATTAGTGAACGCTTCTGAAACACACACGGCGAAGCGGTACTTCTCGGCGCCCGTCAGGCCGAGCGCCTCCACCACCTCCGCGATCACCTGATAAACCTGGTTGAAGTTCTCCTCGCGCGAATGAATCGCGTACGATAACTGACCGCTCATCGGATCTCCACGGCCAGAATGGTGGTATCGTCCAGCGACGCGCGATTGGCCCCGGCGCGAAAAACTCCCAGTTCCTCCATCAGGCGCTGCGTGACCTGCACCGGGTGCGCGTCGCTCTGGTTGCGCAGGAAATGCAGCACACGCTGGCGACCGTACAGATCTCCCCGCTGGTTCTCGCTTTCGCTGACCCCGTCCGTGTAAAACAGGATTCGATCCCCGGCATGAAGTTCCACGGTCTCGCTCTTGAATGTGACGTCGGCGAATTGCCCGAGCACCGTGCCGCCCACGCGCCACTCCCGCACTTGGCCGCTTTCTTTCTGCAGATGCGCCGGCGGCAGATGACCGGCATTGACGTAGGCGCATGTCCCGGCCGCCAGATTGAAATGGGCATACGCCACCGAGATGAACATGTTCTCCGACCGCAAGACCTGTTCGCACAAGAACTGGTTTAGGCCGGTGATCAACTGATCCACCGGTCGGCCCCGCACCGCTTCCAGTCGGAAGGCCGATCGCACCGCCGCCATTAACAGCGCCGCCGGGACCCCCTTGCTCGTCACATCCCCGACAATGACGACAAATTCGTCGTCGGTCAGCTTGATGATGTCGTAATAGTCGCCGCCGACCTGACCGGCCGGGATGTAGGCGGCCTCAATGATCGCTCGATTGAACGTCGCCGATGGCGCCGGCAGCAAAGCGTGCTGCACCGTGTGCGCCAGGAACAACTCCTGCTCCAATTTCTGGGCATGCAATTTCTCTTCGATCAGCGAGGCGTTCTCGATTGCCACGGCGGCAAATCGCACCAATAACTGCAGGCGCATCCGGTCTTCCTCGTCAAATTCACCGCCCGTCGCCTTGTTCACGATGACCAGCACGCCGATCTTTTTCTCTTTCGAAATCACCGGCACCGCAATCACCGACTCGATCCGATTGTGCATCGATGCCGGCTCTCCCAGCTCGCGTAGAATCGTGGCCTCGCCGGTCGCCAACGCCCAATCGGCAATATTGCGTCCGTCCTCCATGCGAATTGCCGCGATCACGGCATCGTCAACCCCCCACGAGATCCGCGTCTGCAGGCGCTCGTTCTCGATCAGCATGATGCTGCCGACCTCGCCCGACACCATCCGTATCGCCATCTCCATCATGGCCGCGAGTACGCTCTCCAGATCGATCAGCGAAGTGATCATCAGCCCCATTCTCGCGATATCTTCCAACTGCGCGGCTTGATCGGCAAGCTTGGATTCGAGATCAAATAACTTGCGTTCGAACAGCACAATCTGATCTTCGATTCGCGACAACATTTAGGATACCAGAATAGTCTAAATTCAATTGCCAAAAACGGTTACGCGGCAGTCCGCCTGTAGTTCAGCTATCGGCTGATCGGGCTGAATCCTGAAGCCACCAAATTCAATGCACTGATTTGACGAACTCGAACCGGCATCGTCGGCAATCCGGCGATCCCTCAAAGCCGTTGCGGCATCACATTTTAAGTTGACAGATTTTGCGAATTGGCTTAATTAGTGGGATAGGACTGAGCGGCGATCGGCCGCTCGCTTACTTACAACACCCGAATTCGATCGAGCTTTCGGCCGAAATCCTCCGGAGCCCCTCACCACCGCGTGGAACTCTGCCGAACGAATTACGGACAGGTCACTATTTTGTTATCTCGCTTAGTCAAATATCACTCGCTACACGTACTGTGTCTGATGACGCAGTTTAGCCTACCCCTGACGGAGGATCCATGCAACGCCTGTTAATGGCAGCGGCGATCGCCCTGGCGCTGGTCGCCTGCGCGTTCGCTCAACAAAAAGCTTATGACTACAAGAATCTGACGGCCGACGACATCGCGGAGATCAAGGCGCGCCGTCACGAGTTCTACACCGCCAAGTCGCAAGGCAAGCAGGAAGCGATTCGACTCGCACAGTTGCAGAAGGCGATTTACCTGGACGGTAATGAAGCCGACTACAACGTGAAATACTATGGCATCGACGTCTACCTCAACTTCTCGAACGGCTCGATTGTCGGGAAGGTTGACTATGTGATCGAGGCCATGGTCGAGGGCCTCAATGCCATCGATCTCAATCTGGCAACCGACCTTACCGTCGATTCCGTTCGCTTCGGCGCTACCGCCGCCGGCTACAGCCACGCGGTCGATCTGCTCTCCATCACCACCCCCGCGCCGATCGCGCGCAACGCCCAGTTCTCCATGACGGTTTACTACCACGGCACCCCGCGTTTCGTCGGCGAACAGGGCATGGAGTTTGCCTCCGTGTATGGCAACACCATGTGCTGGACCAATTGCGAGCCGTTCGGATCACGCAACTGGTGGCCGTGCAAGGATCACCCCGAAGACAAACCCGATTCGGTCGATATCTACGTGGATTATCCCAGCACCTACAAAGTGATGTCCGCCGGCGCCATCGTTAGCGATGTGTCATCCGGCACCGGCCGCAAGCGGATTCACTTCAACCATAACTATCCGGTTGCGACCTACCTCGTCGCGATCACTTGCGCCAATTTCACGACCTCGACGCAAACCTGGAACTACGGGCCTTACTCGATGCCGGTCTATTCCTACACGGTGCCGAATATCCCGCAAGCCAAGCAATCGTTTGAGACCTGGATGATCCCCGTGCTCAACGCCCTCTCGAACCGCTTCGGCACTTACCCGTTCGCGACGGAGAAAGCGGGCAATGCCCACTACGGCTGGGGCGGTGCAATGGAACATCAAACCTGTTCGTTCTATAACCCGACTTTTTACGATGATTGGGTTATTGCCCACGAGACCGGCCACCAGTGGTTCGGCGACATGATTACCTGCAAGACCTTCAACCACGTCTGGCTGAACGAGGGTTTTGCCTCCTACTCGGAGCCGATCTTCTTCGAACAGCAGTACGGCTTCAATACCTACAAGAGCTGGCTGCAGTCCCAGAAGTATCTCGGCGGCGGCACGATCTACGTCGAGAACACTCTCACCGACGACATCTTCGACAACAACCTCGTTTACGACAAAGGCTCCTGGGTCGTGCACATGTTGCGAGGCGTACTCGGCGATAGCGTGTTCTTCAACGTCGCGATGCCGGCTTGGTACAACTCGCCGTTCAAGTACGGTGCCGCCACCACTTCCGACTTCACCAACGTTATTTCGACGGCCGTCGGTCACGACATGTCGTGGTTCGTCGATCAGTGGATCTACGGCGACGGCAGCCCCAATTATCAAATCGCTTACCGCTGTGAGCCGGAGCCGGGCGGCTATCGTCTGGCCTACTTGATCCGCCAGACACAAAGCGGCGGCACCTACTTCAAGATGCCGATTCGTACCCGCTTTGTCACGACCGGCGGTAATGTCGACACGACGATCTGGAACGAAGGCCCGGTGGAACTCTACACCCTGCACTTTGCCGACTCAGTCACGAACGTCATTTTCGACGCCGACGAGTGGATACTGCGCCAGGTCACGACTGTGCCGCTGCAGATGACGATCCTGACCGTCGATCTGCCCGATGGTGAAATCAATTCGCCTTATGCACAGAGTCTCGAAGCGGTCGCCGGTACCCCGCCGTACTCCTGGACCTTCCTCGGCGGCGATCTTCCCTTCGGTCTCAATTTCACCGGCGGCACCGTCGGCGAAATCAGCGGCACGCCGACTTACGCCGCGACCTTTTATTTCAGCATCATGTGCCAGGATGCTTCCATTCCGCCGGCCAGTGATACCAGCAGTTTCGCCATCACAATTATTCCCCAGCAAGGTCTGCCGGGGGATGCCGACGGCAGCGGCGGCGTGTCCATCTCGGATGCCGTCTACCTGATCAACTACATCTTTGCCGGCGGACCCGCTCCGAACCCGATGGCGGCTGGCGACGCCGACTGCAGCGGCGCAGTCTCGATCTCCGATGCCGTCTTCCTGATCAACTACATCTTCGCCAGCGGACCTGCCCCCAGTTGCCCGTAACCGGCCGGCCCTAAACTGCACAAACCAAACGGGCGAGTCGCCAATACGACCCGCCCGTTGATTTTGCGATCTAATCGCGAAGCTACTTTTTGGCTTTCTTGGCCGGCTTCTTCGCGGTCTTCTTCGCAGGCTTCTTGGCTTTCGTGGCCATGTCCGCTGCTCTCCTTACCAGAGTAGGTTTCAAGCGGTCGCGCTCAGACAGCCTAACGAAGAGCGCGATTTCCATTTTACTTATCGTGAAGGACTTCAGCGGGCTTTAGTCTTTCGAGCCTCGCTCACCAAAATTTCTGGCGCGCAAGCGATCGTGCGAAGCCCCCCGTCCCGCCGTCCCGGAGAGTTTTGTCGACGCGCGATGCTCTTCACCTTCGCTCGCTGCAGTCGCGCCCCTTGATATCGACCGCGCTTTCGCTGGCGTGCCCCGGGACGAAACAAACAGGCCGCCGGTGCTATGC contains:
- a CDS encoding response regulator, translating into MPELKILAVDDSPTMRRIIVNTLKRAGFNDVAEASDGKDALAKMKVDRYDFIITDWNMPEMDGLAFVTQMRNSDEFRELPVLMVTTRSVKEDIIEAMKAGVNNYIVKPFTPETLSEKIGQVLKSVGKG
- a CDS encoding HEAT repeat domain-containing protein; translation: MALEDGVLDRAITGLTSGDPTEREQAIELLRDCSDEDAVAALVSAIEDSDKGVRERVAEALISRRSPHAPQFLCQYLSSPEISQRNLASEVLAAFGVAAIPALLDCIESDDHDVRKFAVDTLGVIGDSSAVTALIDRLDDGNENVVCSAAEALGRVGDSVAVTPLIQAYDRHPYARPQVVEALGVIADHKALSLLIRALRSDDPVLVFTAVEAMGNLRTRAVEPFLREQLASTNEALHEAVVSALIKVAHATDHSILDNLPAAQLQQCLIKAIRTGDRETKLFALEELRSWDAPASVSVLLDALNDADEEVAERAKDLLSKAAIAATDKIADALRKASPAISCHLLDTIAATGNSRFVPEVARLKDHADDAVRERVALVLGRIGDRDILELLVQLSEDPVYHVRSAALKAIGWIGAETVIDRVFAALDDEYSDVQQAALGALVLSGGPAAIDRFRNGLEAADSRRQILAAQALGWIGEMAVIEPLLDALNHPEAQVRKSAVESLGRIADATVVPQIRVLLNDEEPDVRKAAIDSIIALTGNESWKVIVTMLDDEDVWVRFHAINGLGRIANPATLEELLPFLGCENDVLRVAAAKALARLHDKRALPFLKGSVRDKNPDVVGAVSRAIDELEALADGTT
- a CDS encoding protein-glutamate O-methyltransferase CheR, yielding MFEETLQTSELSLEDFILFRDFIHEKSGIFFSENKKYLLENRLTKRMAALGIRSHRDYFYQVKYDTSLKEFNMLMNLVTTNETSFYRNPPQLTCFQEEVLPLIVNSRKRQGRKRLRIWSAGCSTGEEPYTIAMILLEAFGDLAGWNVEIIANDISEQVLHAARTGVYTEMALRTTPPEIVRKYFTQEGPSYIVKDAVKRLVTFSHLNLTDQRRMSLMSEMDFVFCRNVMIYFSDDVKRQIVRDFYGALVPGGYLFIGHAESLHGISKSFKLIYFKNGLVYHKEAAPTAAAREAATAETTAVGAPATSRAAATAASAGAATAATHEATMDKLRKIQELLSSARKKT
- a CDS encoding chemotaxis protein CheA, with protein sequence MADHGVALDDMREIIDEFMIEADEIISKLDEDMVKLEKRSDDLDLLNEIFRGAHTIKGTSGFLGFDRVSELTHKMEDVLNKLRKGELRTNAAIMDVLLESIDTLKVLLDDVRQGRESTIDLSAVKAKLIAIDQGQVPEIPAPAASKSTGKKNGKGKKAKAAAGSAAAATVSEPVPPIPVEAVEEESPEPEPAADTASVPTVGRGALELKRGADQTIRVDVNRLDSLMNIMSELVLGRNALLQFASKASLRFEGDELFEELNQTATQINFITTELQMSVMKMRMLPIGKVFNKFPRVVRDLARQLNKEVELTIHGEETELDKSVIEEIGDPLVHLVRNAVDHGIELPDVRERSGKPRQGTIKLSASQEGSNIVIRISDDGAGLDVDRIREKAAEKKLGTAEEIQRMSDRDIFSFIFHPGFSTAKVISDVSGRGVGMDVVRTNIEKLKGLIDIESARGQGTAIVIKLPLTLAIVQGLLVETGSELFILPLASVSETVKITRDEIHSINQREVIRLRDAVLPIVDLATTFFKKQETRAFAGRQNAYVVVLGLADRRLGLVVERLLGQEEVVIKPLGELLGQTPGIAGATIMGDGRVRLIVDPVGIFSMVK
- a CDS encoding response regulator: MGRKVLVVDDSPTIIKFVAFSLKSNGFEVISAADGMDALEKLSHLEAGVDLVITDLNMPNVDGYELIATLRQNPRFRKLPIIILSSEESEQDKVKGRQAGADAYLVKPFKSTALLETIGKLLGNRTPQTSHTTR
- a CDS encoding response regulator, whose protein sequence is MTTQNKIRMLVVDDSAFMRKAIQMMVADDPGIEIIGQAANGKDAIERVLELRPDLVTMDIEMPQMDGLAALRQIMEKHPTPVIMVSSLTSEGAKITLDALDLGAVDFIPKQQSFVSLDIVKIKADLIAKIHHIYTRRRTLMAQYALRKG
- a CDS encoding protein phosphatase CheZ, translating into METRTLFTGSESTKNIQCDLRKLAESITQIVQGIKQAQEPLTESRKTVPQATEQLERVSRQTEDAAHRVLDMVEAITGREGTIDAQLKELRRALPATYFRNNSKVKRIIEQVRSCAESNQNDAYAIMDALQFQDITTQQIAHAIHMLEMVETRLHDVLMDLDGADRSEEREGSKRKLAFDPNASFSTDANRQNSIDELVDNMNRERGKK
- a CDS encoding response regulator gives rise to the protein MYKRILIVDDEVFVRELLAELLAQAGYEVHTAANQLDTIRLLESTEYHAALVDLRIPGVSGGELLHLIRRLNGDVSIIVMTGHPTVDTAIEALRLGARDYIVKPFRLKEVERTVQDAVQEYHNRQNLRQLKERVVELETRLANMNQREKRGKLAVLRATESIGTLPELCDQSEDEIDSGLPAEPALAAKNRLRSAERRTLLSSSS
- a CDS encoding response regulator, coding for MEQHKILVVDDELLIRDLLYDFFAEKDCLIMTANDVNEALELLEKNSDFDVVLTDLKMDGEDGLSFVDKIRAESPQLPVIVMTGYPSVESAVEALRKRVYDYIIKPFNINRLYATVRAASEEHRQSKRQTTQVQKVYV